In Orenia marismortui DSM 5156, the sequence TAGAGAATAACTTGAAATTTAAATCTAGACCTTTTTTTGAGGTTAATCCTGAGTTTGATTATCCGATACCTTTTAAGACTAAATTTGAAGGTATATTTGTATTTAAACTAGGCAATATTATGTTTATAGGCCTTAAAGTTAGTTTTATTCAACTAAAAAGGAGGTTAAAAATAAATGGCTGACCATCCAATTGAAACACTAATGTCTACGGCAATGGAGAATATTAAGAACATGGTAGATGTAAATACAATCGTAGGGGATCCAGTAGAGACAAAGGATGGAAGTGTTATAATTCCTGTTTCCAAAGTTAATTTTGGTTTTGGAGCTGGTGGGGCTGAATATTTATTAAAAGAAGAATCTAATAAAGACAAAGAAGATAACAAGTCAAAAGGACCTAGTTTTGGTGGTGGTAGTGGGGCTGGTATAATGTTGCAACCTATTGCTTTTTTAGTAGTAGCAGAGGGGCAAATTAGATTGTTACCAGTTAACAATAATGCTATAGTGGAGCGGTTAATAAATCTTGCTCCTGAACTATTAGAACAATTGAAAGGTTTTAATAAACAAAAAAATAAAGTAAAGAAACAAGAAGAACAAAATGAGGATATTACATTATAAATTTCAAGTGGAGGGAGACCTTCACTTTTCCTTTGATATTATGGAGGTGAAGTTAGCGATGAAACGTTATTTAATTTTTTTGACTTTCTTCTTATTTTTATTAAATAATCAAATAGCTTTAGCTGCTCCTCATGTAACAGCTCAAGCAGCAATTTTAATTGATAAAGAGACAGGGCAGATATTATACCAGAAGAATATCCATCAAAGGCGTGCGCCTGCTAGTACTACCAAAATAATGACAGGAATTTTGGCTATTGAAAATGGAAATTTATCAGACCGGGTTACTGCTAGTACTAAGGCTGCTTATGAAGGTGGATCTTCAATATATTTAAGTCCAAATGAAAGGTTAACTTTAAGAGAGTTAGTTTATGGATTATTGATTAAGTCTGGTAATGATGCAGCAGTAGCAATTGCTGAGTATATAGGTGGAAGTGTAGAGAATTTTGCTAAGATGATGAATAATAAAGCAAGAGAAGTGGGAGCTTTAGATACTGTTTTTAAAAATCCGAATGGATTACCAAAGGAAGGACATTTGACAACTGCTTATGATTTAGCGCAAATTGCTCGTTATGCTTTACATAATAAATTTTTTGCCCAAGTAGTATCAACCCCGAAGAAAAGGATATCATGGCCAGGACATAGTTGGGATCGAATTTTAAATAATACTAACAAATTATTAACAAGGTCAGATATAGTTGATGGGGTTAAGACCGGATATACTCGTGCTGCTGGAAGGTGTTTAGTGGCTTCAGCTACTAAAGATAATAACCAATTAATTAGTGTAGTCTTAAAAAGCGCTGATATTTGGACTGACTCTTTAACTTTATTAAATTATGGTTTTAATAACTACAAAAAGATTCAAGTAATAGATAAAGGTGAATTAGTTCATAAATTAGATATTAATAAAGAAGAGTTGGGATTAATAGCAGCAAAGGAATTTAATTATGTACTAAGTAAAGGTAGTAGCATTAAAATAAAAAAAGTAATTGATATTAAGAAAGATATTAGTCTTCCAATAATAAAAGGAGAACAATTGGGAAAATTATCTATATACAATGAAGATAATGAATTGCTTGATAGAATAGACTTGATTTCAGATGAATTTGTTGGAGATTCATCTATAAATAAATTTTGGAAGATGATAGCCTCAAAAATTCAGATTTATTTTTAACAAGGAAATCTAATAGATTCTATAGAATAAAGTTAATTAATACAATAAAAGAAAGTAAAATTATTTGAGGTGATAGTTAATGGAAAGATTACAAAAGGTAATGGCAAAGGCAGGAGTAGCATCAAGAAGAAAGAGTGAGGAAATAATTAAAGCAGGGAGGGTTAAGGTTAATGATAAGATTGTAACTGAACTAGGGACTAAGGTTGATCCTAGCAAAGATAATATAGAAGTTGATGGTGAAGCAATAACTAAGGAAAAATTAGTTTATATATTATTGAATAAACCGAAAAATTATATTACAACTGTTGATGACCCTAAAGGTAGACAGACAGTATTAGATATAATAAATATCAAGCAAAGAATTTATCCAGTCGGTAGATTAGATTATGATACAGAAGGATTATTATTATTAACTAATGATGGCAAAGTAGCCTATGGATTAACTCATCCAAGCCATCAAGTAAGTAAAAAATACTTAGCAACTGTTCAAGGAGTTCCAAATGATGCTAAATTAAAGGCTTTAGAAAGAGGTATTCAATTATCAGATGGTTGGACAGCTCCAGCTAAAGCTGAGTTGGTTGTAGAATTTAATGATAAGTCTATTGTATCTTTGGAAATTCATGAAGGTAGAAAGCATCAAGTAAAAAGAATGTGTAAATCAGTTGGGCATCCTGTTTTAGAGCTTAAGAGAATTAAGATGGGACCTTTAGAATTAGATGAGGACTTAAAAGTAGGTACCTATAGATTTTTAAATAAAGCTGAAATTAATAAACTTAAGAAGATTGCAAAACAGGTCAAAGAAAATGGCTAAGGATAATTATATAATTCCTATTTTTGTACCTCATTTAGGATGCCCCCATGATTGTGTGTTCTGTAATCAAAGGGAAATTACAGGAGTTAGAACTAGGTTAAGCCAAGATGAAGTTATACATAAAATCGATTCTTATTTATCTACAATACCTAAAACAGCCAAAAAGATAGAGGTTGCCTTTTATGGTGGTAGTTTTACAGGGGTTGATCCTAAGTATCAGATAGAACTGTTATCTGTTGCAAAAGAGAGATTAGTTCAGGGGAGAATTAACGGAATTAGGTTGTCTACTAGACCTGATTATATAAATAATCAAATTTTACTAAGGCTAAAAAAATATGGTGTAACTGCTATAGAATTAGGGGCTCAATCTTTAAAAGATGAAGTTTTAAAAGCGTCAACTAGAGGTCATAGTCGAAGTGATGTGATAAAGGCTGTTAATTTAATTAGAAAATATGACTTTAAATTAGGCTTGCAAATCATGCCTGGTCTGCCTGCTAGTAATTTAGAGTCAGATATAGCAACAGCTAAAGAAATAATTAACTTGAATCCGGATTTTGTTCGAATATATCCTACGTTAGTCATCAAAGGTACCGAATTAGCTGAGTTATACAAGGCTAAGAAATATACTCCCTTAAGCTTAGAAGATGCTGTAGAGATCAGTTCATTATTATTACAATATTTTAAAGAGGCAGGTATAAAAGTAATTAGGATTGGATTACAACCTTCAGAAGGGGTAAATAATGAACAAGTAGTTGCTGGTCCGTTCCATTCTTCTTTTAGACAATTAGTTGAATCTAGATTATTATTAAAAAAAATTGAAGAAAAGATAAAGGTAGACAAAATTAATAGATTAGTATTAGTAGTTAATTCTAAAGATATGTCAAATATTAGAGGTCAAAAAAATAGCAATATTAACTATTTATATGATAAGTATAATTTAGAAGAAATAGATATAAATATAAATGATAATTTGGCAAGGGGAAGCCTGACTATAAATATTGAATAAAAATAATTTTAAATTTATGCATATTATAGCAGTTGATTTATTATATATTAATATAAGAAATACTTAATATGGAAATTAGGGGAGGAAGTAATATGGAAATGTTAAAAGTATCATCAAAATCAAAGCCAAAATCTGTGGCTGGAGCTTTAGCTGCTGTAATAAGAGAAGATGGCAGAGCTGAATTACAAGGTGTTGGTGCTGGAGCTATAAATCAGGCTGTAAAAGCTATTGCTATTGTAAGAGGTTTTATAGCACCAAATGGTGTGGATTTAGTAGCGATTCCTGCATTTTCTGAGATTGAGATTGATGGTCAAGAAAGAACGGCTATTAAATTTATTGTTGAGCCAAGATAGGAAATAAAATAATATAAAGAGTTCTTATAAACCTACCTGCATTTGCAGGTAGGTTTTATTGTCTTATTTATTTTTTCTTCTATTTATGTTAAAATAAAGTTTAGACTTGTTATAAAATCGTAAATTTATGATTAAATTTTGAATATAAGATAATTATTTATAAATTTTTATAACAGTTATCTTTGACAACTCTTTTAGGGGAAGGATGAGTGTTATGTTTCTTAAAAATATAACAATAAAAGGGTTTAAATCCTTTGCTAACAAGGTAAAGGTAGACTTTGAACCTGCAATTACAGGTGTGATTGGGCCTAATGGTAGTGGTAAAAGTAATATCTCAGATGCGATTAGATGGGTTTTAGGGGAGCAAAGTGCTAAAACTCTAAGAGGAGCTAAGATGGAAGATGTTATTTTTGCTGGTAGTAGTAAGAGAAGGGCTTTGGGGATTGCTGAAGTTACATTAACTTTAGATAATCGAGATGGTTCTTTACCAATTGAGTATAAGGAAGTAACTGTTGGCCGAAGAGTTAGCAGAAGTGGTGAGAGTGATTATTTAATAAATAATAATCAGTGCCGATTAAAGGATATTAAAGAGTTATTTATGGATACAGGTGTTGGAAAAGATGCATACTCTATTATTGGACAAGGTAAAGTAGAAACTATTTTAAGCGAAAATTCCACAGATAGAAGAGAGCTTTTTGAAGAAGCAGCAGGTATTAGTAAGCATAAAAGTCGTAAGGAAGAAGCTGAGAAGAAGTTAGACAGTACTGAACAGAAATTACAAAGAATTGAAGATATTGTTAGGGAGATAGAAAGACAGGTTGGGCCTTTAGAGAAGGAATCGAAAAAAGCTGAAGAATATATCGAATATAAATCAGAGTTAAAAGAGATAGAAGTTAATCTTCTAAGTAATAAATATATGAAATTAGAAGAGCAACTAGATCAAGATATTGCTAATAAGCAAAGGCTATCTTATCAGCTTACAGAATCTAAGGCTGCCGTTAATGAATATGACTTAAGAATTGATAAAGAGAAAGAAAGCTTAGAAGAGTTATCAGTCTCTTCTGATAGACAGAAGGATAAGATTTTTGAAGCTAAAAGTAATGTGGAGAGAATAGAAAACAAGTTAGAATTAGCTAGACAACAAAAGAGTAATCTTTTAGACCAAGGAAAAAGGTTAAGAGATGAAATTGTTAAGCTAGAAGATAAAATAGAATTTTTTAGAGAAGAAATCAATAATAAGGATGAGAAAAGAAGAAATTTGCTAGAGACTATCAATGAACAGTCTCTATTGCTAGATGAAAAAGAAGAAGAATTATCTAGTATAAGTATTAAATTGGAAGAAAAATTAAATATAAAGAAAGAATTTCAAGATAATCAATTAAATCAGATTAATAAGATTAATAAGGAAAAACATGAATTAGAAACAGCAAATAGAGAGATTGAAAGGCATAAAAAAGAAATTGCAAAATTAGAAGATAGTAAAAGGGATTTAAAAGTAGAACTTGATGAAATTCAACGGGAAAAAAAATTAAAAGAAGAGAAGCTAACAGAGATAAAGTTGAATTTACAAGAAAATAAAGAGAAGGCTGAAGAAGAGAAGCTAAGTAATAATAAGTTACAACAGGAATTGAATAATTTAAGAGATGAGTATGATGATTTTAAAGATAGGGTTAAATCTAAAGAATCTAGATTAAAAGTTTTAGAAGGAATGGAAGAAAATTATCAAGGATACTATAGGGGCGTTAAAAACTTATTAAAATATGTTAAAGAAAGCAATCAACTACAAGGAGTATGTGGTGTATTGGCTGAATTAATCGATACCCCTAAGGATTATGAAACAGCAATTGAAGTTGCTTTAGGCAGTGCTTTACAGAATATTGTTGTAGAAGATGATAGAGTAGGGAAAAAGGCTATCTCTTATTTGAAGAAGAACAGGGGAGGAAGAGCAACTTTTTTACCTCTTAATTTAGTATCTTCTAGATATTTAAATAGTAGAGAAAAAGATGCTTTAGATATTAATGGAGCTATTGGAGTTGCAAGAGATTTAGTTAGTTTTAGTGATAAATATAAATCAGTTGTTGATAATCTTCTTGGTAGAGTGATTATTGCTAAGGATATAGATGCAGCAGTTAAGATTTCTAAAGCAGCAGATAAAAGAGTAAAAGTGGTAAGTTTAGATGGGGATGTAGTAAACCCTGGTGGTTCGATGACTGGTGGTAGTCGTAATCAGAATAATAATATATTAGGACGTTCGCGTGAGATTGAGGATTTATCTAAAGAAGTTAAAGAGCTTAATATTAAGCTATCCAGGTTAGAGAAAAAAGGTATTGAAAAGAAAGAAAATTTAGTAAAATCAGAAGATTCTTTAACAGGGTTAAATAAGAGAATACATAGTTTAGAAATAGAAGCAACAAATTATTCTAAGGATTATCAGCAAGTAAGTAGAGATTTGATAAGGTTAAAAGATGAAATCAATAATAGAGATAATGAATTAGAAGAACTTAAGGTAAGTATATCTAGTTTAAGAGATAAGATTAAGGTATTGACTCGATCCTTAGATAATTTAACAGATGATGATTCTAATATCAAGGATGTAATTTTTAAGGTGGAAGAAGATATTAAATCTTTAGAAAGTAAAAAAGAAGGGTTATCTAAAGAAATTACAGATTTAAAAGTTAGAATTGCTTCATTGAAGCAAGAAAAAGAGAATATAAGCGAGGAGATTAATTCTAAAGAAAAATCAATTACAGATGCTGAAAATGAAATTAAAAATAAAGAAGAAGAGATAACTCGTTTCAAGCAAAAGGTTGATAGTCTAGATTCTAAGCAAGATGAATTGCTTAAGGAAAAAGAAGAGATGAGCCAAAAGGTTATTAAACTAAAAGAAGATCTAGATAATTTTAGAACAGAATCGAAAAAGATTAAGGCTAAGATTGATGAATATCAGAAAGAATCTAAAGATATTAGAAGCAAGTATGAGAAGGTACAAGAAGAATATAATAAAATTAAAGTAGATTTAGCACAGTTACAAGTTAAATTAGAGAATATTGAAAATAGATTGCAAGAAGAATATGAGTTGGAGGTATATGAAATTACCTCTGAGGTTGAAGAAATTAAAGATTATGATAAAGCAGAGAAGACCATAACTAAGCTTAAAAGGTCAATGAAAAGATTAGAACCAGTAAATTTAGGTGCTATTGAAGAATATGAAACTTTAAGTCAACGATTTAACTTCTTAAAAGAGCAGCATCAAGATTTAGTCGAATCTAAAGAATCTTTGGAAGAGGTAATTGGAGAAATTGAAGAAGAGATGAAAGAAAAGTTTATAAATACTTTTAAGCAAGTTAAAGTAGAGTTTGAAAAGATCTTTACTGATTTATTTGAAGGTGGACAAGCTGAGTTAAACTTAGAAGATGAGGAAGATTTATTAACTACAGGAATAGAAATCAATGCTCAACCGCCAGGGAAGAAGTTACAAAAGTTATCATTGATGTCTGGTGGAGAAAAAGCATTAACAGCAACAGCTTTAATCTTTTCATTACTGAAGGTTAATCCTAGTCCATTTTATGTATTAGATGAGCTTGATGCACCATTAGATGATGCTAATGTTAATAGATTTGCAGAATACTTAAGAAGGCTTTCAGAGATGGCTCAATTTATTGTGATAACTCATAGAAAAGGAACTATGGCAGCAGTTAATGCTTTATATGGTGTTACAATGCAAGAGTCTGGAGTATCTCAATTAGTATCTCTAAATATGGAGGAATTAGAGGAATATGAGGAATAATTAATTTATTAAAATTAATTGAGATTTATGGTTAAAAATCTTTATCATATCTTATAGAAATCATAAATTTGATCTTATAATTATATCTGTAGTTTGAAGCTGTTAGCTTTAAATATTGATTATTAGATAGATAGTATAAGACTTGAAGTTGCATATAGAATTTAATAAAGAGGAAAAATATCCTTTAAAGGAGGTATAGTATGAAAGTAAGAGGAATAGCAAAATTTATAGTAGATAGATTAGTAGATAGAAGTAATCATTTAAGTCAAGGAAGATCAGCAGGAGCAATAGGCTTTATTAATCAAGAAGGATATGTTGATGCTTTAACTGAAATAGTAAATGGAGGAATATCTGGTTTGCCTTATAGACAGATGCTAGCCAAAGTGGCTAAGACTGAAGGTGAATCTTTGCTTGAGTCTATTAACCAGCTTCCTGAAAATGCTGTAATTATTACTACTAACCCAGGGAAAACTGGTATTATTGTAGGTACAGGAGGATTAGATATTTTTAATATCCCTCTAATTAGTATTGGGGTTAAGATGGGAGAATGTGCAGGAGTAGGTATTATATATCCAAAGAAAGAATATTTTGATTTGTCCACTGAGTCTGAAGATATTCAATTACATAGATTAACAGCTAAAACTATGGAGGAAGAACGGGAAATTTTACGAGAGTCTTTTAATTTACAACTAAATTATTTGGATATTTGTAAAGAGTTAAAGCAGATAGATATACCAGAGCAAAAGTTTGACTTAACTAAAATTAATGAAGATGATTGGCAAGTACCAGCTATTGAAGTGAATTCTATTGATAAAGAATTTGCTGAAAGATTGGTTGCTAAATCTACAGAAGTGGAACAAGGTAGAGAAGTAGCAGCAATTGGAGAAATCATAGATGGACATATTGTCCAAAAAGGAGAAATTGTTATTGGGGGGATGGGGTATGTACCTTCTCGAATGTTAGCTTCTAGTTATACTGATATTTCTGGACTTTCTTTAAAAGAAGCTTATACTAAAGTGATTCCCAACAATATTGCAATAGTGCATACTCACCCTGGAGGAACTGGAGTAATGCATATGGGTGATGCTATGGCAGGACCAGGAACTTGGGGAAGACCTGTAATAGCTATCGGCCATGATAAAGATGGAGCTATTAAAGGAGCTACAGTGATTGAACTATTACCTAAGGTAGCTGATTTAGCTGACGAATATGAAGAAGTAGGTCAGAAATATTATGCAGCTGAAACGCCTGAAGAAGAAGCAGAAATTAGAAAGAGACGTTTTGGAATTGCTCAAGAATATACAGACTTATGTAAACCGTTAGAATTGAAATAGATAGGGGGAAAGATTAATGTTAAAAAAGATCTTTGGTTTTGCTAAAAAAAATAAGAAAAAAGAAGAAATAGAAGGGGTTGAAGAAACTACTACAGCCAATGAAATGGTAGAGGAAGATGAAGTAAAAGAAGATGTAATAGATAAAGAAATTGAAAAAGAAGAAAAAGTAGGCTTCTTCTCCAGGCTAAAGAAAGGGTTAACTAAGACTAGAGAAGGATTTGTAGCTCAAGTTGAAAATCTTTTTAGTAAATTTTCTACTATTAATGATGAATTATATGAGGAATTAGAAGAGATTCTTATTCAAGCAGATGTAGGAGTACATACTACAATGAAGTTAGTAGATAACCTGAGAGGTAAGGCTAAGGAAGAAAAGATTAAAGAACTAAAGGAATTGACTAAATTATTCCAAGATCAATTAACTGAAATTCTGACTAAAGGTACTAAAGAGGAAGATAATGATCAGCCTACTATATTAATGGTTGTGGGAGTAAATGGAGCTGGAAAGACAACAACTATCGGTAAGATTGCGCAAAGAACTAAAGAAGCAGGTATGGAAGTTCTGTTAGGTGCTGGAGATACCTTTAGAGCTGCTGCAATTGATCAATTAAAGGTTTGGTCTTCTAGGGTGGGGGTTGACATCATTGCCCACCAAGAGGGATCAGATGCTGCTGCTGTAGCTTATGATGCGGTACAGGCTGCTAAATCAAGAGAAGTAGATCTATTAATTGTAGATACTGCTGGTAGATTACATACCCAATCTAATTTGATGGAAGAGTTAAAAAAGGTTAAAAGAGTAATTAAGCGTGAAGCAGATAATATGGCTGTTGAAGTATTATTGGTATTAGATGCTACAACGGGTCAAAATGCAATTTCTCAAGCTAAATTATTCAATGATGCCGTTGATGTAGATGGTATAGTTCTAACCAAATTAGATGGTACAGCCAAGGGTGGTGTAGTAGTAGCAATTAAAGAAGAGCTAGGTATTCCAATTAAGTTAATTGGTGTTGGTGAGTCTGCAGAAGATTTACAGGATTTTGAGCCAGAATCATTTATTGAAGCCTTATTTGAAGGTGGATTTGAAGAAGAGTAGTTAATTTAGGGTCGGCGATTGCCGGCCTTAAATTTATACCTAAATTTCTTAAAAATTATAAATTTAATTTTAAAATTTTATAGAGGCTTAGTGTTTATATTTCAAATTAAATCTCAGGTTAATTAGGACATGGTATTTTTTAGTAACTGTTAAGTTTAGTCTATATAAGGTTTCATAATCTGGATATTATATGATTTTTAAGTTGGACTTAGTAAACTCTAAAAGATAATTTTATTAAAATACTAAGATATTATTGACAATCCTATAATTGTGTGGTATATTATCATCTGTAAAGTGAAATCCCTTAACAGTGAATGAAGGTGATTTTTTTGTTAAGCATAGATAAGGTAGTTAGAGTTGGAAAGTTATTTAGTTTTTATTCTAGTCTTTTGACAGAAAGGCAGCAGGAGTTTGTTAGATTATATTATCATCATGATCTATCATTAGGTGAAATTGCTGAACAACAAGGGATTAGCCGTCAGGCTGTTTATGACAACTTAAAGCGTTCTGAAGAAGCATTAGAAGAGTATGAAAGCAAATTGAATTTAGTCAAATATTACGATAATATGAAAGATGAATTAGATAGATTAAAGGATTTGTTAGATAATATTGAAGCTGAACTAAAAGATAAAGAGTCAAAAGAGTTAAAAGGTATTTTATCTAGATTACAAGCCTACCAAGAGGGGGAATTGATGTGATCTTTGAAGGATTAGCCGATAAGTTACAAAATGCTTTTGATAAACTAAAAGGAAAAGGTAAGTTATCAGAAAAGGATGTAAAAACTGCATTAAGAGAAGTAAAATTGGCTTTATTAGAAGCAGATGTAAATTTTAAAGTTGTAAAGAAATTTGTTAAAAAGATAGAAGAAAGAGCTGTGGGGCATGAAGTACTAGATAGCTTAACTCCTGCTCAGCAAGTAATTAAGGTAGTTAATGAAGAATTGACTGATCTGATGGGGGGTAGTCAAAGTAAAATTACTTTTGCTTCTAACCCACCAACAGTTATTATGATGGCTGGTTTACAAGGGGCAGGTAAAACTACTACTGTTGGTAAGTTAGCCAAACTTTTGAAAAAACAAGGGAAAAATCCTTTATTAGTAGCTGGTGATATTTATAGACCGGCAGCTATTAAGCAACTACAGGTCTTAGGTGAAAGGGTAGATCAACCAGTATTCAGCATGGGAGATAAGCAAGATCCTGTCGATATTGCTAAAGCTGCTATCAGTAATGCTGAATCTAATGGCCATGATGTAGTAATTATAGATACTGCTGGACGATTGCATATAGATGAAGAGTTAATGGATGAATTAAAAAATGTTAAAAAGGCAGTAAAACCTCATGAAATATTACTTGTTGTTGATTCTATGACTGGGCAAGATGCTGTAAATGTAGCACAAAGCTTTGATGAAGCTTTAGGAATTGATGGAGTTGTTTTAACAAAATTAGATGGTGATGCTCGTGGTGGTGCTGCATTATCTATTAGCTCAGTAACTGGTAAAGCAATTAAATTTGGAGGTTTTGGAGAGAAGTTAGATGATTTAAAACCTTTCCATCCAGATCGAATGGCTTCTAGAATTTTAGGGATGGGAGATGTTTTAACTTTAATTGAGAAAGCTGAAGAGCAATTTGATGCTAAGAAGGCTAAAGAGCTTGAAGAAAAATTAAGAAAACAAGAGTTTACTTTTGAGGATTTTTTAGATCAAATGAATCAAGTAAGAAATATGGGACCTTTAGATGAACTATTAGGCATGATCCCTGGTGTAGGTAAACAACTTAAGGGATTGAAGATGGATGAAGGTGAATTAGATAAAATTGAAGCAATTATTAATTCAATGACTATTGATGAACGTCGTCATCCAGAGATTATTAATGGAAGTAGACGGCGTAGAATTGCCGATGGAAGTGGAACCACTGTTCAAGATATAAATCGTTTGTTAAAGCAATTTAAACAGACCAGAAAGATGATGAAACAGATGGGGGATATGACGAAAGGATTAGGTGGCGGTGGATTAAAAGGCAAATTTAAGCTACCTTTTATGTAAAATAGTTTTGAGTTACTAGTTATTGTTAAATAGTAATTAGTAAATTAAATATATTAAATTATAAATTATTACTCACAAGGAGGTGAAAGTTAATGGCAGTAAAAATTAGATTAAGAAGAATGGGATCTAAAAGAAATCCTTTTTATAGATTAGTTGTTGCTGATTCTCGTAAGCCTAGAGATGGAAGATTTATTGAAGAACTTGGATATTACAATCCTACAACTGATCCAGAAACAGTTAAACTAGATGAAGAGTCTGCATTAAAATGGTTAAGCAATGGAGCACAACCTTCTAATACTGTTAGAAATATCTTGAGTCGTCAAGGAATTATGAAAAAGTTTGATGAAATGAAGAAATAAGGGTGTTAAGCTAAAATTGGAGGTGCTCCCTTTGAAGAAGGTATTGGAAACAATTGCGAAGAATATTGTGGACAATCCTAAGGAAGTTAGAGTAAAAGAAAAAGAAGATGGTCAGGCTGTAATTTTAGAGTTAAGTGTTGCTGATGAAGATATGGGTAAGGTCATTGGCAAAAGAGGAAGAGTTGCTAAAGCTATTAGAACCATAATAACAGCTTCAGCAATTAAGGCTAACAAAAAGGTTACAGTAGAAATTGTAGATTGATTATTATAAAAAGGCTAGAGTTTTAACTCTAGCCTTTTACTAATTTATAGTCTGTAGGGGTATAATAAAGAGAGGTGAAAATTATGACATCAGATATGATTATCATTGGGGAGATAATTCGTCATCAAGGAAATAAAGGTGAAGTTAGGGTTAAACCACTAACTGACTTTTTAGAGAGGTTTGAGCAATTAGACAGTGTTTATTTAATTAAGAACGGAGATAAAAAAGAGGTCTATATAGAAGATGTATGGTATCATAAACAATTTATTATCTTAAAATTTGAAGGCTTTGATGAGATTGGACAAGCTATTGACCATAAAGGTTACTTGATTCAAATAGCAGAAGAAGATAAAGTAGAGTTATCCGCAGATAATTATTATGTTGAAGATGTAATAGGGCTTGAAGTTTATACTGATAAAGGTGAATATTTAGGGATTGTTAATGAAATTTTAGAGACAGGTGCAAATGATGTATATATAGTTAAGGATGAGGAAACAGAGTTATTGTTACCAGCTATAAAAGATGTTATATTAGATATTGATCTATCGACTGAAAGAATGAAGGTTAAACTATTACCAGGATTAAGGTAAGGTGATAAGATGAAATTTGATATATTAACTCTATTCCCTGAGATGTTTTCTAGTGTATTAAATTCTAGCATTTTGAATAAAGCTCAGGAAAAAGATTTAATTGATATAAATACAATAAATATACGTGATTACACAACTGATAAACATAATCAAGCTGATGATTATCCTTATGGTGGAGGGGCTGGAATGGTAATGAAAGCAGAACCTATCTTT encodes:
- a CDS encoding KH domain-containing protein; amino-acid sequence: MKKVLETIAKNIVDNPKEVRVKEKEDGQAVILELSVADEDMGKVIGKRGRVAKAIRTIITASAIKANKKVTVEIVD
- the rimM gene encoding ribosome maturation factor RimM (Essential for efficient processing of 16S rRNA) → MTSDMIIIGEIIRHQGNKGEVRVKPLTDFLERFEQLDSVYLIKNGDKKEVYIEDVWYHKQFIILKFEGFDEIGQAIDHKGYLIQIAEEDKVELSADNYYVEDVIGLEVYTDKGEYLGIVNEILETGANDVYIVKDEETELLLPAIKDVILDIDLSTERMKVKLLPGLR